One Urocitellus parryii isolate mUroPar1 chromosome 9, mUroPar1.hap1, whole genome shotgun sequence DNA segment encodes these proteins:
- the Itpripl2 gene encoding inositol 1,4,5-trisphosphate receptor-interacting protein-like 2: MSVHYTLNLRVFWPLVTGLCTALVCLYHVLRGSAGAPAEPPDGADSGFPLLKVAILLLLGYVLLRCRHLVRQRFLPGSSRLAGRSPFSPRHLREPGLSILLESYYEHEVRLSPHVLGHSKAHVSRIVGELVRAGRARGSPGPIPGGALALAFRGDFIQVGSSYEQHKIRRPDSFDVLVPLRLPPPVALEPRSLGTEPALAPAFGSCFVCALKAPPSLSGTSGGQWLRDCKPFADAFCVDVRGRRHLSAALVLRWFQSHLQRSLATVRYSLEGRCRVSLTPGGLEQPPTLHILPCRTDYGCCRLSMAVRLIPAVHLGDGVFLVAPPPPPSPVGPLLELPGGLRTEALWGVNTARQEQKLLGWLQERAPPGACYLKCLQLLKALRDLGARGLDPVAATQWGRILSSYVLKTVLLTVLLRDGVPAHGWEEAHLSECLEELVQFLRGCLLRQHTLFHCVLGPGGAATEVGPLPKVLREAAPVDLLAAFDPHARELTAARLLSTWRRLPQLLQAYGGPRYLARCPPPRSQRTQVFPEDEP; encoded by the coding sequence ATGTCGGTGCACTACACCCTCAACCTGCGCGTCTTCTGGCCGCTGGTGACCGGCCTGTGCACCGCCCTCGTGTGCCTCTACCATGTCCTGCGGGGAAGCGCGGGCGCCCCGGCCGAGCCCCCCGACGGCGCGGACAGCGGCTTCCCGCTGCTCAAAGTGGCCATCCTGCTCCTGCTCGGCTACGTCCTCCTGCGCTGTCGCCACTTGGTGCGGCAGCGCTTCCTGCCCGGCTCTTCTCGCCTGGCGGGCCGCTCGCCTTTCTCTCCTAGACACTTGCGAGAGCCCGGCCTGAGCATCCTGCTGGAGAGTTACTACGAGCACGAGGTGCGCCTGTCCCCGCATGTGCTGGGCCACAGCAAGGCGCACGTGAGCCGGATCGTGGGCGAGCTGGTGAGGGCTGGCCGTGCGCGGGGCTCCCCGGGTCCCATCCCTGGAGGAGCGCTGGCCTTAGCCTTCCGCGGAGACTTCATCCAGGTGGGCAGCTCCTACGAGCAGCATAAAATCCGCCGCCCCGACAGCTTCGACGTGCTGGTGCCCCTGCGCCTCCCTCCACCGGTGGCGCTGGAGCCGCGGAGCCTGGGCACGGAGCCCGCGCTGGCCCCTGCCTTCGGCAGCTGCTTCGTGTGCGCCCTCAAGGCGCCGCCCTCGCTGTCGGGGACCTCCGGGGGCCAGTGGCTTCGGGACTGCAAACCCTTCGCGGACGCCTTCTGCGTGGATGTGCGCGGGCGGCGCCATCTCTCCGCCGCGTTGGTGCTGCGTTGGTTCCAGTCGCACCTGCAGCGCTCCCTGGCTACGGTGCGCTACAGCTTGGAGGGGCGCTGTCGGGTCAGCCTGACCCCCGGCGGCCTGGAGCAGCCTCCCACCCTCCACATCCTGCCCTGCCGCACCGACTACGGTTGCTGCCGCCTTTCCATGGCTGTGCGTCTCATCCCCGCCGTCCATCTGGGCGACGGTGTCTTCCTTGTGGCACCGCCACCGCCACCTTCACCCGTCGGGCCCCTGTTGGAGCTCCCAGGAGGCCTGCGCACTGAGGCACTATGGGGTGTGAACACAGCTCGTCAGGAGCAGAAACTCCTGGGCTGGCTGCAGGAACGGGCCCCTCCAGGTGCCTGCTACCTCAAGTGCCTGCAGTTGCTTAAGGCTCTGCGAGACCTGGGTGCCCGAGGGCTGGACCCGGTGGCTGCCACCCAGTGGGGACGCATTCTGTCGTCATATGTGCTCAAGACGGTGCTGCTGACGGTGCTGCTGCGCGATGGGGTCCCCGCACACGGCTGGGAGGAGGCGCACCTGAGCGAGTGCTTGGAAGAGTTGGTGCAGTTCCTTCGGGGCTGTCTGCTGAGACAGCACACGCTCTTCCACTGTGTCCTGGGCCCCGGCGGGGCGGCCACCGAAGTGGGCCCGCTGCCCAAGGTACTGCGTGAAGCCGCCCCGGTTGACCTTCTGGCCGCCTTCGACCCACACGCCCGCGAACTCACAGCGGCGAGGTTGCTGTCCACGTGGCGAAGGCTGCCGCAGCTTCTCCAGGCCTACGGGGGTCCCCGCTACCTTGCCAGGTGCCCCCCACCCAGGAGTCAGCGCACACAGGTGTTCCCTGAAGATGAACCCTGA